In Bacteroides coprosuis DSM 18011, the following are encoded in one genomic region:
- a CDS encoding Phosphate butyryltransferase (COGs: COG0280 Phosphotransacetylase~InterPro IPR002505~KEGG: bth:BT_2551 phosphate butyryltransferase~PFAM: Phosphate acetyl/butaryl transferase~PRIAM: Phosphate butyryltransferase~SPTR: Putative uncharacterized protein;~IMG reference gene:2504106153~PFAM: Phosphate acetyl/butaryl transferase), whose product MKLINSFKTMIERLKEHKIKKRVAVVFGVDSHSEVAISKAIEDGFIDVIMVGPKDKVEHYAIFSKYPQSVQFIDVQDSDEAAKEAVKLIHENKADILMKGLINTDNLLRIVLNKEKGLLPKGKVLTHLSVSEIPNHHKLLFFLDSAVIPYPTLDQRGSMLSYMASACRSFGIKIPKIALIHFTEKVSAKFPHSLDYIQLIEEAQNGSYGSVVVDGPMDVYTACDKESADIKGIESPISGDADALIFPNIESGNVFYKTISLFAKAEMAGALMGTICPVVITSRSDSAMSKYNSIAMACLTSNRIN is encoded by the coding sequence ATGAAATTGATAAATAGCTTTAAGACGATGATTGAACGTCTCAAGGAGCATAAAATAAAGAAGAGAGTTGCTGTGGTATTTGGAGTTGACTCGCATTCCGAAGTAGCTATATCTAAGGCCATTGAAGATGGTTTTATAGACGTAATAATGGTTGGTCCAAAAGATAAGGTTGAGCACTACGCTATTTTTAGTAAATACCCACAATCTGTTCAATTCATTGATGTGCAAGACTCAGATGAAGCCGCTAAAGAGGCCGTGAAATTAATTCATGAGAATAAAGCAGATATCTTGATGAAAGGATTAATTAATACAGATAATCTGTTACGAATTGTATTGAATAAAGAGAAAGGTTTGCTCCCAAAGGGTAAGGTGTTAACTCACTTGTCTGTGTCTGAGATTCCTAATCATCATAAACTTTTGTTCTTTTTAGATTCTGCTGTAATCCCTTATCCTACTTTAGATCAAAGAGGATCAATGCTGTCTTATATGGCAAGTGCTTGTAGAAGTTTTGGTATAAAGATTCCGAAGATAGCTCTTATTCATTTCACGGAGAAAGTAAGTGCTAAATTCCCACATAGCTTAGATTATATACAGCTTATTGAAGAGGCACAAAATGGAAGTTATGGTTCTGTTGTAGTTGATGGCCCTATGGACGTTTATACGGCATGTGATAAGGAATCAGCTGATATCAAAGGGATAGAATCGCCTATTTCGGGTGATGCAGATGCTTTAATATTTCCTAATATTGAGTCGGGAAATGTATTTTATAAAACGATATCCTTGTTTGCAAAGGCAGAAATGGCTGGTGCACTGATGGGTACTATTTGCCCTGTCGTAATCACTTCGAGAAGTGACTCTGCTATGTCAAAGTATAATAGCATAGCGATGGCGTGTTTAACTTCAAATCGAATTAATTAA
- a CDS encoding butyrate kinase (COGs: COG3426 Butyrate kinase~HAMAP: butyrate kinase~InterPro IPR000890:IPR011245~KEGG: bth:BT_2552 butyrate kinase~PFAM: Acetate/butyrate kinase~PRIAM: Butyrate kinase~SPTR: Putative uncharacterized protein;~TIGRFAM: Butyrate kinase~IMG reference gene:2504106154~PFAM: Acetokinase family~TIGRFAM: butyrate kinase) has protein sequence MKILVVNPGSTSTKMAVFENETAIFKKKIMHDVSDLSEFPHVTDQFKFRKELILKELQRQNISFQFDAVIGRGGLVKPICGGVYVINTAMRYDTIHATRTHACNLGCLIAAELASNIPNCKAFIADPGVVDELDDIARVSGSPLLPRISIFHALNQKAIARRFAKEHHAKYEDLDLVICHLGGGISVGAHKKGKVVDVNNALDGEGPFSPERAGTLPAGQLVDLCFSGRYSREDLKKRISGQAGLAAHLGTTDVAEIMCRIQKGDQKAKLVLDAMIYNVAKTIGASATVFYGKFDAILFTGGIAYSDYVIDELKKRVEFLAPIYVYPGEDEMEALASNALGALTGELPIIEYK, from the coding sequence ATGAAAATATTGGTAGTTAACCCAGGATCAACATCAACAAAGATGGCTGTCTTTGAAAATGAAACTGCGATTTTTAAGAAAAAGATCATGCATGACGTTTCAGATCTTTCTGAATTTCCTCATGTGACCGATCAGTTTAAATTTAGAAAAGAATTAATATTAAAGGAATTACAGAGGCAAAATATTTCTTTTCAGTTTGATGCAGTTATTGGAAGAGGAGGCTTGGTAAAGCCTATTTGCGGGGGTGTATATGTGATTAATACGGCTATGCGTTATGATACAATTCATGCAACTCGAACTCATGCGTGTAATTTAGGTTGTTTGATTGCTGCAGAATTAGCAAGTAATATTCCCAACTGTAAAGCTTTTATAGCAGATCCAGGAGTTGTCGATGAACTAGATGATATTGCTCGTGTTTCAGGTTCTCCTTTGCTTCCTCGCATCTCTATTTTTCACGCTTTAAATCAGAAAGCTATTGCTAGGCGTTTTGCTAAAGAGCATCATGCAAAATACGAAGATTTGGATCTTGTTATTTGTCATTTAGGTGGAGGGATATCAGTTGGAGCTCATAAAAAGGGGAAAGTTGTTGATGTCAATAATGCATTGGATGGGGAAGGACCATTCTCGCCCGAGCGTGCAGGAACTTTACCAGCTGGTCAGTTAGTTGATTTATGCTTTAGTGGGAGATATTCTCGTGAAGATTTAAAAAAGAGAATATCTGGTCAGGCTGGTCTTGCTGCCCATTTGGGTACAACTGATGTAGCTGAAATTATGTGCCGTATTCAGAAAGGCGATCAAAAAGCAAAACTAGTATTGGATGCAATGATTTATAATGTAGCTAAAACCATTGGAGCTTCTGCTACTGTTTTTTATGGTAAGTTTGACGCTATTCTCTTTACTGGAGGTATTGCATACTCTGATTATGTCATTGATGAGTTGAAAAAGAGAGTGGAGTTTCTTGCTCCTATTTATGTTTATCCTGGTGAAGATGAAATGGAGGCCTTAGCTTCAAATGCTTTGGGTGCTTTGACCGGAGAACTACCCATAATAGAATATAAATAA
- a CDS encoding Polyribonucleotide nucleotidyltransferase (COGs: COG1185 Polyribonucleotide nucleotidyltransferase (polynucleotide phosphorylase)~HAMAP: Polyribonucleotide nucleotidyltransferase~InterProIPR012162:IPR004087:IPR022967:IPR001247:IPR 015847:IPR015848:IPR018111:IPR003029~KEGG: bfs:BF4129 polynucleotide phosphorylase/polyadenylase~PFAM: Exoribonuclease, phosphorolytic domain 1; Exoribonuclease, phosphorolytic domain 2; Polynucleotide phosphorylase, phosphorolytic RNA-binding, bacterial/organelle-type; K Homology, type 1, subgroup; Ribosomal protein S1, RNA-binding domain~PRIAM: Polyribonucleotide nucleotidyltransferase~SMART: RNA-binding domain, S1; K Homology~SPTR: Putative polyribonucleotide nucleotidyltransferase;~TIGRFAM: Polyribonucleotide nucleotidyltransferase~IMG reference gene:2504106155~PFAM: KH domain; S1 RNA binding domain; 3' exoribonuclease family, domain 1; 3' exoribonuclease family, domain 2; Polyribonucleotide nucleotidyltransferase, RNA binding domain~TIGRFAM: polyribonucleotide nucleotidyltransferase) → MINPIVKTIELGDGRTITLETGKLAKQADGAVMLRMGNTMMLATVCAAKDAVPGTDFMPLQVEYKEKFSAFGRFPGGFTRREGRASDYEILTCRLVDRALRPLFPDDYHAEVYVNIILFSADGVDMPDALAGLAASAALAVSDIPFHGPISEVRVARTDGKFIINPTFEQLEKADMDIMVAATYENIMMVEGEMSEVSEAELLEAMKVAHEAIKVHCKAQIELAEAVGSTVKREYNHEENDEDLRKAVHEACYEKAYAVAASGNANKHERFDAFEAIKEEFKAQFTEEELEEKEALINKYYHDVEKEAMRRSILDEGKRLDGRKTTQVRPIWSEVDCLPGPHGSAVFTRGETQALCTVTLGTKSDEKIIDDVLCHGKERFLLHYNFPPFSTGEARPQRGVGRREVGHGNLAHRALKRMIPENYPYVIRVISDILESNGSSSMATVCGGTLALMDAGVQIKKPVSGIAMGLIKNPGEDKYAVLSDILGDEDHLGDMDFKVTGTKDGITATQMDIKVDGLSFDILEKALNQAKEGRMHILDKILETLDAPRTDLKPHAPRIEKMTIPKEFIGAIIGPGGKIIQNMQEETGATITIEETEAGEGSIEISATNKKSIDDAVRMIKAIVAVPEVGEVYTGKVRSIMPYGAFIEFLPGKDGLLHISEIEWRRLDKVEDAGIHENDEIEVKLIDIDRKTGKFKLSHKVLLPRPERQNNEN, encoded by the coding sequence ATGATTAACCCAATTGTTAAAACAATCGAGTTAGGTGATGGAAGAACAATCACTCTCGAAACGGGAAAGCTAGCAAAACAGGCAGATGGTGCTGTAATGTTGCGCATGGGAAACACCATGATGTTAGCTACTGTTTGTGCAGCCAAAGATGCAGTTCCCGGAACTGATTTTATGCCACTACAAGTAGAGTATAAAGAAAAATTCTCCGCTTTTGGTCGCTTTCCAGGTGGGTTCACAAGAAGAGAAGGAAGAGCCTCTGATTATGAAATCCTTACTTGCCGCTTAGTTGACCGTGCTCTTCGTCCTTTATTCCCCGACGATTACCACGCAGAAGTTTATGTAAACATCATATTGTTCTCAGCAGATGGTGTTGATATGCCAGATGCTCTTGCAGGTCTTGCTGCTTCAGCAGCACTAGCTGTATCTGACATCCCATTCCACGGACCAATTTCTGAAGTACGTGTAGCACGTACTGATGGAAAATTTATTATAAATCCTACCTTCGAACAACTTGAAAAAGCTGACATGGACATCATGGTTGCAGCGACATACGAAAACATCATGATGGTTGAAGGTGAAATGAGTGAAGTTTCAGAAGCTGAATTATTAGAAGCTATGAAAGTTGCTCATGAAGCAATTAAAGTTCATTGCAAAGCTCAAATAGAATTAGCTGAAGCAGTAGGCTCAACAGTTAAACGTGAATACAACCACGAAGAAAACGACGAAGATCTACGTAAAGCAGTTCACGAAGCTTGTTATGAAAAAGCATACGCTGTTGCAGCTTCAGGAAATGCAAACAAACATGAAAGATTTGATGCTTTCGAAGCTATAAAAGAAGAATTTAAGGCTCAGTTCACTGAAGAAGAACTTGAAGAAAAAGAAGCTTTAATCAATAAATATTATCACGACGTAGAGAAAGAAGCAATGCGACGTAGCATCCTTGATGAAGGTAAGCGTCTAGATGGACGTAAGACAACTCAAGTTCGCCCTATTTGGAGTGAAGTTGATTGCCTTCCTGGCCCTCATGGTTCAGCTGTCTTTACAAGAGGTGAAACTCAAGCTCTTTGTACTGTAACTTTAGGTACTAAATCTGACGAAAAAATTATAGATGATGTTCTTTGTCATGGTAAAGAACGATTCCTACTACATTATAATTTCCCTCCATTCTCAACTGGTGAAGCTAGACCTCAGAGAGGTGTTGGTCGTCGTGAAGTTGGTCATGGTAACCTAGCTCATAGAGCTCTTAAGAGAATGATTCCTGAGAACTACCCATACGTAATCCGTGTGATTTCTGATATTCTTGAATCTAACGGTTCTTCATCAATGGCCACTGTTTGCGGTGGTACATTAGCTTTAATGGATGCAGGTGTTCAAATTAAGAAACCCGTATCTGGTATTGCAATGGGATTAATTAAAAATCCAGGAGAAGATAAATATGCTGTGCTTTCTGATATTCTAGGAGATGAAGATCACCTTGGTGATATGGACTTCAAGGTAACAGGAACAAAAGACGGTATTACTGCAACTCAAATGGATATCAAAGTTGATGGTTTATCATTTGACATTCTTGAAAAAGCGCTTAATCAAGCGAAAGAAGGTCGTATGCACATCCTTGATAAGATCCTTGAAACGCTAGATGCTCCACGCACAGATCTTAAACCTCATGCTCCAAGAATTGAAAAGATGACTATTCCTAAAGAATTCATCGGTGCAATCATAGGACCTGGTGGTAAGATTATTCAAAATATGCAAGAAGAAACTGGTGCAACTATTACCATTGAGGAAACTGAAGCAGGAGAAGGTTCTATTGAAATTTCTGCTACTAACAAGAAAAGCATTGACGATGCTGTAAGAATGATTAAAGCTATCGTTGCTGTTCCTGAAGTAGGTGAAGTTTACACGGGTAAGGTTCGCTCAATTATGCCTTATGGTGCATTTATTGAATTCCTTCCAGGTAAAGATGGACTACTCCATATTTCTGAAATAGAATGGAGAAGACTAGACAAAGTAGAAGATGCTGGAATTCATGAAAATGACGAAATAGAAGTAAAACTTATTGATATTGATAGAAAGACTGGTAAGTTCAAACTATCTCATAAAGTTCTTCTTCCTCGTCCAGAAAGACAAAATAATGAAAACTAA
- a CDS encoding alkyl hydroperoxide reductase/ Thiol specific antioxidant/ Mal allergen (InterPro IPR000866~KEGG: bfs:BF4128 hypothetical protein~PFAM: Alkyl hydroperoxide reductase subunit C/ Thiol specific antioxidant~SPTR: Lipoprotein;~IMG reference gene:2504106156~PFAM: AhpC/TSA family) produces the protein MKKISILLTFAILLVLAACSPSAKFTIEGKVSGASDKIIYLEASKLQGLIPLDSMKLNAKGLFSFESEYPESPEYYRLRIDNKVINFSIDSTEVVKIQANYDTFSTDYSIEGSENGQRIKDITLKQMALQKDVDKLLEDLRKGKISNKSLQENLQKLFTAYKEDIKHNYIFIAPNTTAAYYALFPKINGFMLFDPLNNKEDLRAFAAVATSLNENYPHANRSKNLYNIVIKGMKNTRKPKVETLDVPQEKVNVTGLIDIELRDMQGKVRKLSDLKGKVVLLDFTIYQSPVSSAHVFALRDLYDKYAKNGFEIYQVSLDADEHFWKTAIDNLPWICVRDGHGIYSNYATTYNVKEIPAYFLINKNNELVVRGDQVEDIERTLKTLL, from the coding sequence ATGAAGAAAATCTCAATACTACTGACATTTGCTATTCTTTTAGTTTTGGCTGCTTGCTCGCCAAGCGCAAAATTCACAATAGAAGGAAAAGTTTCTGGAGCTTCTGATAAAATAATTTATCTTGAAGCATCTAAGCTACAAGGTCTTATTCCTTTAGACTCTATGAAATTAAATGCGAAAGGACTATTCTCTTTTGAGTCTGAGTATCCTGAATCTCCTGAATATTATCGTTTGAGAATTGATAACAAGGTTATTAATTTTTCTATAGATTCAACTGAAGTAGTAAAGATTCAAGCTAACTATGATACCTTTTCTACAGATTATTCTATAGAAGGGTCAGAAAATGGTCAAAGAATTAAAGATATTACCCTTAAGCAGATGGCTCTGCAGAAAGATGTTGATAAATTGTTGGAAGATTTACGTAAAGGAAAAATATCTAACAAGTCATTACAGGAGAATTTGCAAAAATTGTTTACTGCTTATAAAGAAGATATTAAACATAATTATATATTTATAGCTCCTAATACAACAGCTGCATACTATGCTTTATTCCCTAAAATAAATGGATTCATGTTATTTGATCCATTAAATAATAAAGAGGATTTAAGAGCATTTGCTGCAGTAGCAACTAGCTTAAATGAAAACTATCCACATGCTAATCGCTCAAAGAATCTTTATAATATAGTGATTAAAGGGATGAAAAATACTCGCAAGCCTAAAGTTGAAACGTTGGATGTTCCTCAAGAAAAAGTGAATGTAACTGGATTGATAGACATCGAGCTTAGAGATATGCAAGGTAAGGTGAGAAAATTAAGTGATTTAAAAGGGAAAGTTGTATTATTAGACTTTACTATTTATCAAAGTCCTGTTTCATCAGCTCATGTTTTTGCTTTGAGAGATTTGTATGATAAATATGCTAAAAATGGTTTTGAAATTTATCAAGTTTCTTTAGATGCAGATGAGCATTTTTGGAAAACAGCAATAGATAATCTACCTTGGATATGCGTTAGAGATGGCCATGGTATCTACTCTAATTATGCTACAACGTATAATGTGAAAGAGATACCTGCTTATTTCTTGATAAATAAAAACAATGAATTAGTGGTTCGCGGAGATCAAGTTGAGGATATAGAACGCACTTTAAAAACACTACTATAA
- a CDS encoding transcription elongation factor GreA (COGs: COG0782 Transcription elongation factor~HAMAP: Transcription elongation factor greA~InterPro IPR022691:IPR001437:IPR006359~KEGG: bfs:BF4127 putative transcription elongation factor~PFAM: Transcription elongation factor, GreA/GreB, N-terminal; Transcription elongation factor, GreA/GreB, C-terminal~SPTR: Putative uncharacterized protein;~TIGRFAM: Transcription elongation factor GreA~IMG reference gene:2504106157~PFAM: domain; Transcription elongation factor, GreA/GreB, C-term~TIGRFAM: transcription elongation factor GreA), translated as MAYMSESGYNDLMEELRELETVQRPEISRQIAEARDKGDLSENAEYDAAKEAQGMLEMKINRLKLIIADARIIDESKLSTDSVQILNTVELKNVKNGKKMKYTIVSESEADLRKGKIAVSTPIAQGLLGKKVGDVAEIKVPQGMITLEVVDISI; from the coding sequence ATGGCATATATGTCAGAAAGTGGTTATAATGACCTTATGGAGGAGTTAAGAGAACTCGAAACCGTACAACGTCCAGAAATATCTCGTCAAATAGCTGAAGCAAGAGACAAGGGTGATTTGTCTGAAAATGCTGAATATGATGCTGCTAAGGAAGCACAAGGCATGTTAGAAATGAAGATTAACAGACTTAAATTAATTATTGCTGATGCTCGTATTATAGATGAGTCAAAATTGAGTACTGACTCTGTTCAAATACTCAATACAGTGGAACTTAAGAATGTTAAGAATGGTAAGAAAATGAAATATACCATTGTGTCTGAAAGTGAAGCGGATTTGAGAAAAGGTAAAATTGCAGTAAGTACTCCTATAGCACAGGGTTTACTTGGTAAGAAAGTAGGAGATGTAGCTGAAATTAAAGTTCCTCAAGGAATGATTACTCTTGAAGTAGTAGATATTTCTATTTAA